A DNA window from Micromonospora sp. NBC_01739 contains the following coding sequences:
- a CDS encoding SRPBCC family protein, translating to MADSSTQSIIIGASPDQVAAVICDFPSYPRWTDAVRQAEVIEEYEDGYASQVRFVLDAGVMADEYVLEYAYAEDLSRIEWHLVAPSKMQKLQRGSYDLVGNADGSTTVTYTLEVELAVGMLGMFRRKAEKMIMDAALKQLKRRVEASGSAH from the coding sequence ATGGCGGACTCCTCCACCCAGTCGATCATCATCGGCGCGTCACCGGATCAGGTGGCGGCGGTCATCTGCGACTTCCCGAGCTATCCCCGCTGGACCGACGCGGTACGGCAGGCGGAGGTCATCGAGGAGTACGAGGACGGTTACGCCAGCCAGGTCCGCTTCGTCCTAGACGCCGGGGTGATGGCCGACGAGTACGTGCTGGAGTACGCCTACGCCGAGGACCTGTCCCGCATCGAGTGGCACCTGGTGGCGCCGTCGAAGATGCAGAAGCTCCAGCGCGGCTCGTACGACCTGGTCGGCAACGCCGACGGCAGCACCACCGTGACCTACACCCTGGAGGTGGAACTCGCGGTCGGGATGCTGGGGATGTTTCGGCGCAAGGCCGAGAAAATGATCATGGATGCCGCGTTGAAGCAGCTCAAGCGCCGGGTAGAAGCATCTGGCTCGGCGCACTGA
- a CDS encoding ROK family glucokinase, whose product MAAVTLTIGVDVGGTKVAGGVVDDTGTVLVQTRRDTPADDVGKTRDVIIELVAELATGHDIQAVGIGAAGWIDASRSTVLFAPNLAWRDEPLRAYVSAAVGLPVIVENDGNVAAWAEFRYGAARQAEDSMVMFTIGTGVGGGIVLGGGLVRGANGIAAELGHMLAVPDGHQCGCGRLGCIEQYASGSALVRFARAAARQEPQRATALLELAAGEAEAITGPMVTAAAKAGDPVATEAFAQVGRWLGTSLADMAQMLDPQVLVIGGGVIEAGDLLMGPTRRSYTESLAQRSRLPVAEIRPAELGNAAGVIGAADLARRI is encoded by the coding sequence GTGGCAGCGGTGACGCTGACCATCGGAGTCGACGTGGGTGGCACGAAGGTGGCCGGCGGTGTCGTCGACGACACCGGCACGGTGCTGGTGCAGACCCGACGGGACACCCCCGCCGACGACGTGGGCAAGACCCGCGACGTCATCATCGAACTGGTCGCCGAACTGGCCACCGGGCACGACATCCAGGCGGTCGGCATCGGGGCGGCCGGGTGGATCGACGCCAGCCGCTCCACCGTGCTGTTCGCCCCCAACCTGGCCTGGCGGGACGAGCCGTTGCGGGCGTACGTCAGCGCGGCCGTCGGGTTGCCGGTGATCGTGGAGAACGACGGCAACGTGGCCGCCTGGGCGGAGTTCCGCTACGGCGCGGCCCGGCAGGCCGAGGACTCGATGGTCATGTTCACCATCGGCACCGGGGTCGGCGGCGGCATCGTACTCGGCGGTGGCCTGGTTCGTGGCGCCAACGGCATCGCCGCCGAACTGGGCCACATGCTCGCCGTCCCGGACGGGCACCAGTGCGGCTGCGGTCGGCTCGGCTGCATCGAGCAGTACGCCAGCGGCAGCGCCCTGGTCCGCTTCGCCCGGGCCGCGGCCCGACAGGAACCGCAGCGGGCGACCGCGCTGCTGGAACTGGCGGCCGGCGAGGCCGAGGCGATCACCGGCCCGATGGTGACCGCCGCGGCCAAGGCCGGTGACCCGGTCGCCACGGAGGCCTTCGCCCAGGTCGGGCGCTGGCTCGGCACCAGCCTGGCGGACATGGCCCAGATGCTCGACCCCCAGGTGCTCGTCATCGGCGGTGGCGTCATCGAGGCCGGTGACCTGCTGATGGGCCCGACCCGGCGGTCCTACACCGAGTCGCTGGCCCAGCGCAGCCGGCTGCCGGTGGCCGAGATCCGCCCGGCCGAGCTGGGCAACGCCGCCGGAGTCATCGGCGCGGCCGACCTGGCCCGGCGGATCTGA
- a CDS encoding endonuclease/exonuclease/phosphatase family protein: MADSAPGVPLRVVSYNVHGQRDDTTALATVVRQLAPDVLIVQEGPRRFGWRSKSASLAASLGLVVAAGGLPSLGNLLLVNLRVRVTGVRHQRFPLTPGRHMRGAAYADCLVGGGARFTVAGSHLATDPVERPEQARLFKKEVQAAPWPVIAAADLNDEPDGSAWCVLADGLTDAAIAADRADRLTYSCANPRRRIDAVFVDPRITVVDYDVLDTPLTRRASDHFPIVVDLLLPTTG; the protein is encoded by the coding sequence ATGGCCGACTCCGCCCCCGGGGTGCCGCTGCGCGTCGTGTCCTACAACGTGCACGGCCAACGCGACGACACCACCGCCCTGGCCACGGTCGTCCGCCAACTGGCACCGGATGTGCTGATCGTCCAGGAGGGCCCCCGCCGCTTCGGGTGGCGGTCCAAGTCGGCCTCCCTGGCCGCCTCCCTGGGTCTGGTGGTCGCCGCCGGTGGACTGCCCTCGCTGGGCAACCTGCTGCTGGTCAACCTGCGGGTACGGGTGACCGGGGTGCGTCACCAGCGGTTCCCGCTGACCCCAGGCCGACACATGCGGGGTGCCGCGTACGCCGACTGTCTGGTCGGCGGCGGCGCCCGGTTCACGGTGGCCGGGTCGCACCTGGCCACCGACCCGGTGGAGCGGCCGGAGCAGGCGAGACTGTTCAAGAAGGAGGTGCAGGCCGCGCCGTGGCCGGTGATCGCGGCGGCCGACCTCAACGACGAACCGGACGGGTCGGCCTGGTGCGTCCTGGCGGACGGGCTGACCGACGCCGCGATCGCCGCAGACCGGGCCGACCGGCTCACCTACTCCTGCGCGAACCCGCGGCGGCGCATCGACGCGGTCTTCGTCGACCCCCGGATCACCGTGGTCGACTACGACGTGCTGGACACCCCCCTGACCCGGCGGGCCAGTGACCATTTTCCGATCGTCGTCGATCTGCTCCTGCCGACGACCGGCTGA
- a CDS encoding flavin-containing monooxygenase, translating into MPTPTEHGRPDPETTTPARSHDGHPVADRGDTVCVIGAGASGLTAIKNLAEHGFGVDCYERETGIGGAWNWRHDRSPVYASTHLISSRPFTQFPDFPMPDDWPDYPHHSRLLSYFERYADHFDLRRHIWFGTEVVRIEPVADDRWDVTTRSTGGYGPERTSRYAAVLIANGHNWSPKLPRYEGLEQFRGEVMHASSYQDPAQLRGKRVLVVGAGNTGCDIAVEAAQQASHCWHSTRRGYWYAPKYVFGRPADQVNDTLLALRVPLWLRQWLYHRTLRLTVGDLTRFGLPEPDHRVYETHPIANSQLVYHVGHGAITPVPDIARLHSHSVELTDGRQIDPELVIFATGYLPRFEFLDAKILGDDEGVGRPRLWLNAFVPNYPTLAVAGLLQPDSGLFPLVHWQAVLFARLLHARMTRPQRAAAFAARVTSGAGERYSGRVKDSTRHWFEVGHVDYLRALERALRDLEGK; encoded by the coding sequence GTGCCCACCCCCACCGAGCACGGCCGGCCCGATCCGGAGACGACCACGCCAGCCCGCAGCCACGACGGTCACCCGGTCGCCGACCGGGGTGACACCGTCTGTGTCATCGGCGCCGGAGCCAGCGGCCTGACCGCGATCAAGAACCTCGCCGAGCACGGCTTCGGGGTGGACTGCTACGAACGCGAGACCGGCATCGGCGGCGCCTGGAACTGGCGACACGACCGCAGCCCGGTGTACGCCAGCACCCACCTGATCTCCTCGCGGCCCTTCACCCAGTTCCCCGACTTCCCGATGCCGGACGACTGGCCGGACTACCCGCACCACAGCCGGCTGCTGTCCTATTTCGAGCGGTATGCCGACCACTTCGACCTGCGTCGGCACATCTGGTTCGGCACCGAGGTGGTGCGGATCGAACCGGTGGCGGACGACCGTTGGGACGTCACGACCCGCAGCACCGGCGGCTACGGCCCCGAACGCACCTCCCGGTACGCCGCCGTGCTGATCGCCAACGGGCACAACTGGTCCCCCAAGCTGCCCCGCTACGAGGGGCTGGAGCAGTTCCGGGGCGAGGTCATGCACGCCTCCTCCTACCAGGACCCGGCCCAGTTGCGCGGCAAGCGGGTGCTGGTGGTCGGGGCCGGCAACACCGGCTGCGACATCGCCGTGGAGGCCGCCCAGCAGGCCTCGCACTGCTGGCACTCCACCCGGCGCGGCTACTGGTACGCCCCCAAGTACGTCTTCGGTCGCCCGGCCGACCAGGTCAACGACACCCTGCTGGCCCTGCGGGTGCCGCTGTGGCTACGCCAGTGGCTCTACCACCGCACCCTGCGGCTGACGGTCGGCGACCTGACCCGCTTCGGCCTGCCCGAGCCGGACCACCGGGTGTACGAGACCCACCCGATCGCCAACAGTCAACTCGTCTACCACGTCGGTCACGGCGCGATCACCCCCGTGCCGGACATCGCCCGGCTGCACTCCCACTCCGTGGAGTTGACCGACGGCCGACAGATCGACCCGGAACTCGTCATCTTCGCCACCGGCTACCTGCCGCGCTTCGAGTTCCTCGACGCGAAGATCCTCGGCGACGACGAGGGGGTGGGCCGCCCCCGGCTGTGGCTCAACGCCTTCGTCCCGAACTATCCGACCCTGGCGGTCGCCGGCCTGCTCCAACCGGACTCCGGTCTCTTCCCGCTGGTGCACTGGCAGGCCGTGCTCTTCGCCCGCCTGCTGCACGCCCGGATGACCCGCCCGCAACGCGCCGCCGCCTTCGCCGCCCGGGTGACCTCCGGGGCGGGTGAACGCTACTCGGGTCGGGTCAAGGACTCCACCCGGCACTGGTTCGAGGTCGGCCATGTCGACTACCTGCGCGCCCTGGAGCGTGCGCTGCGCGACCTGGAGGGCAAGTGA
- a CDS encoding alpha/beta hydrolase, whose product MVRGWEWARPVRPVRREVLSVVPELEQGHPPLLFVPGFGHGAWAYAEHWLGHTAARGFPAYAVSLRGHGGSGPAPDADLRAYAHDVVQAAAGLPRQAVLVGHGAGALVVAHALARYPARAAVLVAPVLGGWANLGAALRHNPVGTLPAVFGGGLRLSRSQLFSRELPEAEARRHTARLGRAARRAQWQLLTGGDPEPAVGRPPVLVLGSPDDRVVPAAALTRAARRYGSAPLLFPGMGHDLMLDARWREPIDAILDWLLKQPNRP is encoded by the coding sequence ATGGTGCGCGGTTGGGAGTGGGCGCGTCCGGTCCGCCCGGTCCGACGCGAGGTGCTCAGCGTGGTCCCGGAACTGGAGCAGGGGCATCCGCCGCTGCTGTTCGTACCCGGCTTCGGGCACGGCGCCTGGGCGTACGCCGAGCACTGGCTGGGGCACACCGCCGCCCGGGGTTTCCCGGCCTACGCGGTCAGCCTGCGCGGGCACGGCGGCAGCGGCCCCGCACCGGATGCCGACCTGCGGGCGTACGCCCACGATGTGGTTCAGGCGGCGGCGGGCCTGCCCCGCCAGGCGGTGCTGGTGGGGCACGGCGCCGGGGCCCTGGTGGTGGCGCACGCCCTGGCCCGCTACCCGGCCCGGGCGGCGGTGCTGGTGGCCCCGGTCCTCGGCGGCTGGGCGAACCTGGGTGCGGCGCTGCGGCACAACCCCGTCGGCACCCTGCCGGCGGTGTTCGGTGGCGGGCTGCGGCTGAGCCGGAGCCAGCTGTTCAGCCGGGAACTGCCCGAGGCCGAGGCCCGGCGGCACACCGCCCGGCTGGGTCGGGCCGCTCGGCGGGCCCAGTGGCAACTGCTCACCGGCGGGGATCCGGAACCGGCCGTGGGCCGCCCGCCGGTGCTGGTCCTGGGCAGCCCGGACGACCGGGTGGTGCCGGCGGCGGCGCTGACCCGCGCGGCCCGGCGGTACGGCTCGGCTCCCCTGCTCTTCCCGGGCATGGGACACGACCTGATGCTGGACGCCCGGTGGCGGGAGCCGATCGACGCCATCCTGGACTGGCTGCTCAAGCAGCCCAACCGGCCCTGA
- a CDS encoding alpha,alpha-trehalose-phosphate synthase (UDP-forming), which produces MRQSSLVVVANRLPINDNVALDGACEWRRSPGGLVSALHPLLRHTPATWVGWAGGTGPAPTLPDVDGVRMHTVPLTSEDLRDHYEGFANATLWPIYHDAVEQPEHHRRWWDAYQRVNQRFAEATAQVAEAGAVVWVQDYHLQLVPGMLRALRPDLRIGFFLHVPFPPPELFMQLPRRAELLRGMLGADLVGFQRAQAAHNFSQLVTKVLGLPATDRRIAVEDRMVRIGAFPVSIDTNEMAALAGRPEVSDRAGRLRHDLGSPEQVILSVDRMDYTKGIEQRLKAYSELLADGHVKVRDTVLVQVAVPSRERVGQYQILRDRVEREVGRINGEFGRVGEPAIHYLTQPFDRTELAALYRVADVMAVTPLRDGMNLVAKEYVAARVDDGGALLLSEFAGAAAELSQAYLVNPHDLEGLKQGLLAALRAEPADVRARMQAMRAHLREHDIRAWARSYLSALDQSGSLLTRLGG; this is translated from the coding sequence ATGCGACAGAGTTCCCTCGTGGTGGTAGCCAACCGCCTCCCCATCAACGACAACGTGGCGCTCGACGGCGCCTGCGAGTGGCGACGCAGTCCCGGTGGGCTGGTGAGCGCCCTGCACCCCCTGTTGAGACACACCCCGGCCACCTGGGTCGGCTGGGCCGGCGGGACCGGCCCCGCGCCCACCCTGCCGGACGTCGACGGGGTACGTATGCACACCGTCCCCCTGACCAGCGAAGACCTGCGCGACCACTACGAGGGCTTCGCCAACGCCACCCTCTGGCCGATCTACCACGACGCGGTGGAGCAGCCCGAGCATCACCGGCGCTGGTGGGACGCGTACCAGCGGGTCAACCAGCGCTTCGCCGAGGCGACCGCCCAGGTCGCCGAGGCCGGCGCGGTGGTCTGGGTGCAGGACTACCACCTGCAACTGGTGCCGGGGATGCTCCGTGCCCTGCGACCCGACCTGCGCATCGGCTTCTTCCTGCACGTGCCCTTCCCGCCCCCGGAGTTGTTCATGCAGTTGCCCCGTCGGGCGGAACTGCTGCGCGGGATGCTCGGCGCGGATCTGGTCGGTTTCCAGCGGGCCCAGGCGGCGCACAACTTCTCCCAACTGGTGACCAAGGTGCTGGGGCTGCCGGCCACCGACCGGCGGATCGCGGTCGAGGACCGGATGGTGCGCATCGGGGCCTTCCCGGTCTCCATCGACACCAACGAGATGGCGGCGCTGGCCGGGCGGCCGGAGGTGTCCGACCGGGCCGGTCGGCTGCGGCACGACCTGGGCAGCCCGGAGCAGGTGATCCTCAGTGTGGACCGGATGGACTACACCAAGGGCATCGAGCAGCGGCTCAAGGCGTACAGCGAACTGCTGGCGGACGGGCACGTCAAGGTCCGCGACACCGTCCTGGTGCAGGTGGCGGTGCCCAGCCGGGAAAGGGTCGGCCAGTACCAGATCCTCCGCGACCGGGTCGAGCGGGAGGTCGGCCGGATCAACGGCGAGTTCGGTCGGGTGGGTGAGCCCGCGATCCACTACCTGACCCAGCCGTTCGACCGGACCGAACTGGCCGCCCTCTACCGGGTGGCGGACGTGATGGCGGTGACTCCCCTGCGGGACGGGATGAACCTGGTCGCCAAGGAGTACGTGGCCGCCCGGGTGGATGACGGCGGTGCCCTGCTGCTCAGCGAGTTCGCCGGGGCCGCCGCCGAGTTGTCGCAGGCGTACCTGGTCAACCCGCACGACCTGGAGGGGCTCAAGCAGGGGTTGCTGGCGGCCCTGCGGGCCGAGCCGGCCGATGTCCGGGCCCGGATGCAGGCCATGCGCGCCCACCTGCGGGAACACGACATCCGGGCCTGGGCCCGGTCCTACCTGTCCGCCCTGGATCAGAGCGGATCGCTGCTGACCCGGCTCGGCGGCTGA
- a CDS encoding DUF308 domain-containing protein produces the protein MSAGGARRGRRDNGIDASEYAVAGDVDPRVGEHLLDVLAAGGIAAYLQPSADLNPVTRTTTVPSRPVDRLYVDRSHLSTARDYLHQLSDENPPGAAPREPDIDAEWAQIVAGFHSSPSTGANPWPAAEDVDDPPARPGGTATATLPSTEEPAGPTTTTPLRRLPYAGDISGVSVGRGPRDGDGPSLLDGLDTFGADLPDDPDADERYVPPPPPPLPRVSKYAAAGVLAVMFGFVLFLFPDLIPADRGVVTLLGFTGILAGFVTLVWRLRPGDEERDPDDGAVV, from the coding sequence GTGTCAGCGGGTGGAGCCCGTCGGGGACGACGGGACAACGGGATCGACGCGAGCGAGTACGCCGTGGCAGGCGACGTCGACCCGCGCGTCGGCGAGCACCTGCTCGACGTGCTGGCGGCCGGCGGCATCGCCGCCTATCTGCAACCCTCGGCGGATCTGAATCCGGTCACCCGCACCACCACGGTGCCTTCTCGACCGGTCGACCGGCTCTACGTGGACCGCTCGCACCTGAGCACCGCCCGGGACTACCTGCACCAGCTGTCCGACGAGAATCCGCCCGGGGCCGCCCCCAGGGAACCGGACATCGACGCCGAGTGGGCCCAGATCGTCGCCGGGTTCCACAGCTCCCCCAGCACCGGGGCGAACCCCTGGCCGGCTGCGGAGGACGTGGATGATCCGCCGGCTCGCCCCGGCGGCACCGCCACGGCGACGCTGCCGAGCACGGAGGAGCCGGCCGGACCGACCACCACCACCCCGCTGCGCCGGTTGCCGTACGCCGGGGACATCTCCGGTGTCTCCGTGGGGCGTGGCCCCCGCGACGGGGACGGCCCCTCGCTGCTGGACGGCCTGGACACCTTCGGCGCGGACCTGCCGGACGACCCGGACGCCGACGAGCGCTACGTGCCGCCGCCTCCCCCACCCCTGCCCCGGGTCTCGAAGTACGCCGCCGCCGGGGTGCTGGCGGTGATGTTCGGGTTCGTGTTGTTCCTCTTCCCGGACCTGATCCCGGCCGACCGGGGGGTGGTCACCCTGCTCGGGTTCACCGGCATCCTCGCCGGTTTCGTCACCCTGGTGTGGCGGCTGCGCCCGGGCGACGAGGAACGCGATCCCGACGATGGGGCGGTCGTCTGA
- a CDS encoding serine hydrolase domain-containing protein: MVAAQLVEHVTGQRLDQALKSGITGPLGLTDTGFTPKKWLSSADQAQRLVATDARSSRGLLRGIVHDDVANILGGIAGHAGIFSTAADLTVIGQLLLNGGTYRGTRILSEAVTQQMLTNVNAGLPAVDAERPNRTSDHGLGVVLNQPWFMGRLTTKGTFGHTGFTGTSLLVHPGRRMVLVLLTNRAHPNWSWANPDPVRVAVANLCA, from the coding sequence ATGGTCGCCGCCCAGCTCGTCGAGCATGTCACCGGACAACGGCTCGATCAGGCCCTCAAGAGCGGCATCACCGGCCCGCTTGGCCTGACCGACACCGGGTTCACCCCGAAGAAGTGGCTCAGCAGCGCCGACCAGGCCCAGCGGCTGGTGGCCACGGACGCCCGCTCCTCCCGGGGATTGCTGCGCGGCATCGTGCACGACGATGTCGCCAACATCCTCGGCGGGATCGCCGGGCACGCCGGCATCTTCTCCACCGCGGCCGACCTCACCGTCATCGGGCAGCTGCTGCTCAACGGCGGCACCTACCGCGGCACCCGGATCCTCTCCGAGGCCGTCACGCAGCAGATGCTGACCAACGTCAACGCCGGTCTGCCGGCGGTCGACGCCGAACGCCCCAACCGGACCTCCGACCACGGGCTCGGCGTCGTGCTCAACCAGCCCTGGTTCATGGGCAGACTCACCACCAAGGGCACCTTCGGACACACCGGCTTCACCGGCACCTCGCTGCTCGTGCATCCCGGCCGCCGAATGGTGCTCGTGCTGCTCACCAACCGCGCCCACCCCAACTGGAGCTGGGCCAACCCCGACCCGGTCCGGGTCGCGGTCGCCAACCTCTGCGCCTGA
- a CDS encoding RHS repeat-associated core domain-containing protein: MLDELGGDHQPFGRITTLPSGLTNTYHVNDLVQQQQGDARQSWTLDPQYRFRTFTAETLVGGAVANAITSRNHYGDDSDEPRWIVEDITLGTITRNVSGPDGDLAATTSAGEVHLQLANLHGDIAVTIDSGLTEPEVFDFEEFGAPIIGQADQRYGWLGGKQRSGDALGDVILMGVRLYDPAIGRFLSVDPVQGGSANDYDYAYQDPVNSNDLDGRCPVCPIAVGIGVRVALRYAARHAARRAAQQAQKKRIIKIAGRPPARIKSSTPASTHPNGRNWRGRSWGYQINYTDRHGRQRVYKYGITSVAPPQARAEKSRRQCAAERYARNCRIVKIKRFPHRPAARAWEYASCLSYVIRYGSRPRGMRKNCR, from the coding sequence ATGCTCGACGAGCTGGGCGGCGACCATCAGCCCTTCGGTCGAATTACCACTCTGCCGAGCGGGCTCACGAATACGTATCACGTAAACGACCTGGTCCAGCAGCAGCAGGGCGACGCCCGCCAATCCTGGACACTCGATCCGCAGTACCGGTTCCGGACTTTTACCGCCGAGACGCTGGTAGGCGGAGCAGTAGCCAACGCTATTACCAGCCGCAACCATTACGGCGATGACTCGGACGAGCCACGGTGGATCGTTGAGGACATCACTCTCGGTACTATCACCCGAAACGTTTCCGGCCCAGACGGAGATCTCGCCGCTACCACCTCTGCAGGCGAAGTGCACCTGCAACTAGCCAACCTGCACGGCGATATTGCTGTGACAATCGACTCCGGTCTGACCGAACCAGAGGTGTTTGACTTCGAAGAATTTGGTGCTCCAATCATCGGGCAGGCGGACCAGAGATACGGGTGGCTCGGCGGCAAACAACGTTCCGGTGACGCTCTCGGTGACGTGATCTTGATGGGTGTCCGATTGTACGATCCCGCGATCGGGAGGTTTCTTTCGGTCGACCCGGTCCAGGGCGGCTCCGCTAACGACTACGACTACGCCTATCAGGACCCGGTAAACAGCAACGACCTCGACGGTCGCTGCCCAGTGTGTCCGATCGCCGTGGGAATCGGCGTCCGTGTCGCACTGCGATACGCAGCACGACACGCAGCGAGAAGAGCCGCCCAACAGGCGCAAAAGAAGCGGATCATCAAGATCGCTGGTCGGCCGCCAGCGAGGATCAAAAGCTCGACGCCTGCATCTACCCATCCAAACGGTCGAAACTGGCGGGGGCGTAGTTGGGGATACCAAATCAATTACACGGACCGGCACGGTCGCCAGCGAGTATACAAATACGGAATTACCAGCGTGGCACCCCCGCAGGCGAGGGCGGAGAAGAGCCGCCGGCAGTGCGCGGCAGAGCGTTATGCCAGGAACTGCAGGATTGTAAAGATTAAGCGGTTCCCCCATAGGCCAGCCGCTCGTGCCTGGGAGTATGCGAGCTGTCTAAGCTACGTGATTCGATACGGCTCTCGGCCGAGGGGGATGAGAAAGAACTGTCGCTAG